One segment of Pontibacter akesuensis DNA contains the following:
- a CDS encoding ATP-dependent zinc protease family protein encodes MKEKKSIQPKPEKLLIGRRELVSFPDLDLEGIEAKVDTGAYTSAIHCSDIHEEVRPDGTKVICLDLLDPSHPQYNHRKLNFSEYELREIKSSIGEKQERYVIRTKIKLFDEVLEEEFSLSDRSDMKYPVLLGRRLLQGRFVVDVSRKNLAHKYKIKQKQK; translated from the coding sequence ATGAAAGAAAAAAAGAGCATCCAACCAAAGCCAGAAAAACTGCTGATAGGGCGGCGCGAACTGGTGTCTTTCCCGGACCTGGACCTGGAGGGAATTGAGGCGAAGGTAGATACGGGTGCCTACACGTCGGCCATTCACTGCTCAGACATACACGAGGAGGTAAGGCCGGACGGTACCAAGGTGATTTGCCTGGATCTGCTGGACCCTTCGCACCCGCAGTACAACCACCGCAAACTGAACTTCAGCGAGTATGAGTTGCGCGAAATTAAAAGCTCTATCGGGGAGAAGCAGGAACGCTACGTTATCCGTACTAAGATAAAACTGTTCGATGAGGTGTTGGAAGAGGAGTTCTCGCTCTCAGACCGCAGCGACATGAAGTACCCCGTATTGCTGGGCCGCAGACTCCTGCAGGGCCGCTTTGTGGTTGATGTATCCAGGAAAAACCTGGCGCACAAGTATAAGATCAAACAGAAACAGAAATAA
- the rimK gene encoding 30S ribosomal protein S6--L-glutamate ligase: MKIAILSRNPRLYSTRRLVEAAEQRGHQAIVLDHLRCDLVIEQGDPHILYKGERLTDVDAVIPRIGASVTFYGTAVVRQFEMMKVKSAVDSQAIVRSRDKLRSLQILSRAGLGMPKTAFTNYSKETSGLVKEVGGAPLVIKLLEGTQGLGVVLAETRKAAESVIEAFHNLKARIIVQEFISEAGGADIRAFIVNGEVVGAMKRQGKEGEFRSNLHRGGKAELIKLSRQEKAAALLAAKSLGLGIAGVDMLQSKRGPLILEVNSSPGLEGIEKATQKNIAGKIIEYVEGLAEKRPKSRVKE; the protein is encoded by the coding sequence ATGAAAATTGCTATACTCTCCCGCAATCCACGCCTATACTCCACCCGTCGCCTGGTGGAAGCGGCAGAACAGCGGGGGCACCAGGCCATTGTGCTCGACCACCTGCGTTGCGACCTGGTGATAGAGCAGGGCGACCCGCACATCCTGTACAAAGGCGAGCGACTGACGGATGTTGATGCCGTTATTCCGCGCATCGGTGCCTCAGTTACCTTTTACGGTACGGCCGTGGTGCGCCAGTTTGAGATGATGAAGGTGAAAAGCGCCGTAGACTCGCAGGCCATCGTACGTTCCCGCGACAAACTGCGCTCGCTCCAGATCCTAAGCCGCGCCGGATTGGGCATGCCGAAAACAGCCTTTACGAACTACTCCAAAGAAACATCAGGCCTGGTGAAAGAGGTAGGCGGAGCGCCGTTGGTGATTAAACTGCTGGAAGGCACACAGGGGCTGGGCGTAGTGCTGGCCGAAACGCGCAAAGCCGCTGAGTCGGTGATTGAGGCGTTCCATAACCTGAAGGCGCGTATTATTGTGCAGGAGTTTATCTCCGAGGCCGGTGGTGCCGATATCCGTGCCTTTATTGTGAATGGCGAGGTAGTGGGCGCTATGAAGCGCCAGGGCAAGGAAGGGGAGTTCCGCTCTAACCTGCACCGCGGGGGCAAAGCCGAACTGATCAAACTCTCGCGCCAGGAGAAGGCCGCCGCCTTGCTGGCCGCCAAATCACTGGGCCTGGGCATTGCCGGCGTAGACATGCTGCAATCGAAGCGTGGCCCGCTGATTCTGGAGGTGAATTCCTCGCCGGGGCTGGAGGGAATCGAGAAAGCCACACAAAAGAACATCGCAGGAAAAATAATTGAGTACGTGGAAGGGCTGGCTGAAAAGCGCCCGAAGTCGCGTGTAAAGGAATAG
- a CDS encoding PQQ-dependent sugar dehydrogenase, with protein sequence MKRTLRLLGVGLTLSAISLSCSSDNASNNEVTKTGPTETEQATSEDFSIGLPSGPIAEDLQQIKLPKGFRIDYYAKDVENARSMALSESGILFVGTRSNDKVFAVVDKDRDGNAEEVVEVASGLNSPNGVAIHKGDLYVGEINRVIKYPNIEQTFRDKPKFEVVNDKFPSDAHHGWKYIAFGPDDKLYVPVGAPCNICKSENPIYASITRMNADGSDLEIYAEGVRNTVGFAWHPETKNLYFTDNGRDMLGDNTPADELNRATEKGQHFGYPYCHAGDVADPEFGKQRPCSEFVQPVQKLSPHGGTLGMKFYTGNMFPAEYKNHAFIAEHGSWNRTEKIGYRVMLAKMDNSGNVTSFEPFATGWLQGQDDWGRPVDVLQMKDGSLLVSDDKNNAIYRITHTSQN encoded by the coding sequence ATGAAAAGAACACTGCGCCTGCTGGGTGTGGGCCTTACCCTTTCGGCCATCAGCCTTAGCTGCTCCTCTGACAATGCCTCCAACAACGAAGTTACCAAAACAGGGCCTACCGAAACGGAGCAGGCTACCTCAGAAGATTTTAGCATCGGTCTGCCTTCCGGCCCTATCGCCGAAGACCTGCAGCAAATTAAGTTACCAAAGGGTTTCAGAATAGACTACTATGCCAAAGATGTGGAGAATGCTCGCTCTATGGCCCTAAGTGAATCCGGCATCCTGTTTGTCGGCACGCGCAGCAACGATAAAGTGTTTGCGGTGGTGGACAAAGACAGGGACGGAAACGCCGAGGAAGTAGTGGAGGTGGCCTCGGGCCTGAACTCCCCGAACGGCGTGGCTATTCACAAGGGCGACCTGTACGTGGGGGAGATTAACCGTGTGATCAAGTACCCGAACATTGAGCAGACGTTCCGCGACAAGCCAAAGTTTGAGGTGGTCAACGACAAATTTCCGAGCGATGCGCACCATGGCTGGAAGTACATTGCCTTTGGTCCGGATGATAAGCTGTATGTGCCGGTGGGAGCCCCGTGTAACATCTGTAAGTCAGAGAACCCAATCTACGCCAGCATTACGCGCATGAATGCCGATGGCTCTGATCTGGAAATATATGCCGAGGGCGTGCGCAACACAGTAGGATTTGCCTGGCACCCCGAAACGAAGAACCTATACTTTACCGACAACGGCCGCGACATGCTGGGCGACAACACGCCGGCCGACGAACTAAACCGCGCCACCGAAAAAGGCCAGCACTTTGGCTATCCTTACTGCCACGCAGGCGACGTTGCAGATCCTGAGTTCGGCAAGCAACGCCCGTGCAGCGAATTTGTGCAGCCGGTTCAAAAGCTGAGCCCACACGGCGGTACTCTGGGCATGAAGTTCTACACCGGCAACATGTTCCCGGCCGAGTATAAAAACCACGCTTTTATAGCTGAGCACGGCTCCTGGAACAGAACCGAAAAAATTGGCTACCGCGTAATGCTGGCTAAAATGGATAATAGCGGCAACGTGACCAGCTTTGAGCCTTTTGCCACCGGCTGGCTGCAGGGGCAGGATGATTGGGGACGCCCGGTGGATGTACTGCAAATGAAAGACGGCTCGCTGCTGGTGTCCGACGACAAGAACAACGCGATCTACCGCATCACCCATACTTCACAGAATTAG
- a CDS encoding TonB-dependent receptor: MNKACAFFCSARLLLLCLLWLCSVATSAAQQRHTISGYVRDASTDENLIGAAVYDVRSGLGTSTNNYGFYSLSLPAQDSVSLTASYVGYDRKTLPLLLTKDLSYTFALTESSSSLTTVEVVGSRQEEIEETTRMSTISVPIEQLKAVPALLGEVDVVKALQLLPGVQSGSEGASGLYVRGGGPDQNLILLDGAPVYNATHLFGFFSVFNADALNHVELVKGGFPARYGGRLSSVLDISMKEGNMNEFQGEGSIGLIASKLTLEGPIKKDVASFIVSGRRTYIDLLARPFMKKEEGVVGYFFHDLNAKLNYHVTPNDRLYLSFYTGMDKFYSRFENDEPENNYHSEDRAGLDWGNNTLSLRWNRILTNRLFLNTTATYSRYQFDVGVESESERNPPGEPASSSKYALLYLSNIRDYSIKTDFDYLPNPNHYVRFGAQAITHQFRPGALQMKDVDDGEVRNELEEGSSTVGNEASVYVEDDVRLTDKLKVNVGARFTGFFVEGEVYTSLEPRVSARYLLSDKLALKASYASTSQFIHLLTNSGIGLPTDLWVPATKQIKPQRASQVAIGAAQTILDGKYEVSVEGYYKTMNGIIEYKEGSDFTSTVSNNWETKVTAGEGWAYGAEFFLQRKVGRTSGWIGYTLAWSNRQFAELNSGRKFPYRYDRRHDVSMVIFHQLPRNWNVSGTWVYGTGNSVTLSESRYLVGEYEVVDNYGARNGYRMRAYHRLDVAFSKTKEKDWGQVVNTFGLYNAYSRQNPFFMYFEGGKDGEKGAFKQVALFPIIPSFTKSFKF; encoded by the coding sequence ATGAACAAAGCCTGTGCTTTCTTTTGTAGTGCCCGGCTGTTGCTGCTGTGCCTGTTGTGGCTGTGCAGTGTAGCTACCTCGGCTGCACAACAGCGCCATACCATCAGCGGGTATGTGCGCGACGCCAGTACCGACGAGAACCTGATAGGGGCGGCGGTGTACGATGTGCGTTCCGGCCTGGGCACCTCTACCAACAACTACGGCTTCTACAGCCTCTCGCTTCCCGCCCAGGACTCCGTTTCCCTGACAGCTTCTTACGTAGGCTACGACCGCAAAACACTGCCCCTGCTGCTCACAAAAGACTTGTCCTATACTTTTGCCTTAACAGAAAGCTCCAGCAGCCTGACAACCGTGGAAGTAGTGGGCTCGCGGCAGGAGGAAATCGAGGAAACCACGCGCATGAGCACGATCTCTGTGCCGATAGAGCAGTTGAAGGCGGTGCCTGCGCTGCTGGGCGAGGTGGACGTGGTGAAAGCACTGCAACTGCTGCCCGGGGTGCAGTCGGGTTCGGAGGGAGCCAGCGGGCTGTACGTGCGCGGCGGCGGCCCCGACCAGAACCTGATTTTGCTGGATGGTGCCCCGGTATACAATGCCACGCATCTTTTCGGTTTTTTCTCTGTGTTCAACGCCGATGCCCTGAACCATGTGGAGCTGGTGAAAGGTGGCTTCCCTGCGCGCTACGGCGGCAGGCTGTCCTCGGTACTCGACATCAGCATGAAAGAGGGCAATATGAACGAATTTCAGGGCGAAGGCTCTATCGGGCTTATTGCCTCCAAGCTAACGCTGGAAGGGCCTATCAAGAAGGATGTGGCTTCGTTTATCGTCTCCGGCCGCCGCACGTATATTGATTTGCTCGCGCGGCCTTTCATGAAGAAGGAGGAGGGTGTTGTCGGCTATTTCTTCCATGATCTCAACGCCAAGCTGAACTACCACGTCACCCCCAACGACCGGCTATACCTGAGCTTTTACACGGGCATGGACAAATTCTACTCGCGCTTTGAGAACGATGAGCCTGAGAACAACTACCACAGCGAAGACAGGGCCGGCCTCGATTGGGGCAACAATACACTTAGCCTGCGCTGGAACCGCATTCTCACCAACCGCCTGTTCCTTAACACCACCGCCACCTACAGCCGCTACCAGTTTGATGTGGGAGTGGAGAGCGAGTCGGAGCGCAACCCGCCGGGCGAGCCTGCCAGCAGCAGCAAGTATGCCCTGCTATACTTGTCCAACATCCGCGACTACAGCATCAAAACTGATTTTGACTATCTGCCCAACCCCAACCACTACGTGCGCTTCGGGGCGCAGGCCATCACGCACCAGTTCCGGCCGGGCGCTTTGCAGATGAAGGACGTGGACGACGGGGAGGTGCGCAATGAGCTGGAGGAGGGCTCCAGCACCGTGGGCAACGAAGCCTCGGTGTACGTGGAGGACGACGTGCGGCTTACCGATAAACTTAAGGTGAATGTGGGCGCGCGCTTTACGGGTTTCTTTGTAGAGGGGGAAGTTTATACTTCGCTGGAGCCACGCGTGTCGGCCCGCTACCTGCTCAGCGACAAACTGGCGTTGAAAGCCTCCTACGCCAGCACAAGCCAGTTCATTCACCTGCTCACCAACTCTGGCATTGGCTTGCCTACCGATTTGTGGGTGCCGGCCACAAAGCAGATAAAGCCGCAGCGGGCAAGTCAGGTAGCCATCGGCGCCGCGCAAACCATTCTGGATGGCAAGTATGAAGTGAGTGTGGAAGGCTATTACAAGACGATGAACGGCATTATCGAGTACAAGGAGGGTTCTGATTTCACCTCTACCGTGAGCAACAACTGGGAAACCAAAGTAACGGCAGGCGAAGGCTGGGCCTACGGGGCGGAGTTCTTCCTGCAGCGGAAAGTGGGCAGAACCAGCGGCTGGATCGGTTATACTTTGGCCTGGTCTAACCGGCAGTTCGCAGAGCTCAACTCCGGCCGGAAATTCCCTTACCGTTACGACCGCCGCCACGACGTCTCGATGGTGATCTTTCACCAACTGCCGCGCAACTGGAACGTGTCGGGCACCTGGGTTTACGGTACGGGCAACTCGGTTACGCTGTCGGAGTCGCGGTACCTGGTGGGGGAGTATGAGGTGGTGGATAATTACGGCGCACGCAACGGCTACCGCATGCGCGCCTACCACCGCCTGGATGTGGCCTTCAGCAAAACGAAGGAAAAAGATTGGGGGCAGGTGGTGAATACCTTTGGCCTGTATAACGCCTACAGCCGCCAAAACCCGTTTTTTATGTACTTTGAAGGAGGCAAGGATGGCGAAAAGGGAGCCTTTAAGCAAGTGGCGCTCTTCCCAATCATCCCTTCTTTCACCAAAAGCTTTAAGTTCTAA
- a CDS encoding succinylglutamate desuccinylase/aspartoacylase family protein, protein MPETIEINGRSIDRGEKVLTKLVVSKLPSGTVIEIPVYVFRSVHDGPVVLLMAGMHGDEVNGIEIVRRMLAKKMLYPLKGTIIAVPVLNIYGFLNFSREVPDGKDVNRSFPGNRDGSLASRVAHRFMKEVMPYVDYGLDFHTGGSSRSNYPQIRCVLDYNTNRELAQAFAPPFIMNTPFRQGSLRKEASKIGKSILVYETGESLRFDEKGISIGIEGTCRVLHHLGMMASCPPVTEQPVVCMRDIWLRAKNAGLWRSQIKLGEYVKKNQLIGSITDPYGEMEVRLNAPAAGYVIGLNNMPVVNQGDALLHIIF, encoded by the coding sequence ATGCCAGAAACGATTGAAATTAACGGGAGGAGCATCGACCGGGGCGAAAAGGTGCTCACCAAGCTAGTTGTCAGCAAGTTGCCCAGCGGCACGGTTATCGAGATCCCCGTTTATGTTTTCAGGTCGGTGCACGATGGGCCGGTGGTGCTGCTGATGGCTGGCATGCACGGCGACGAGGTGAACGGCATTGAGATTGTGCGGCGCATGCTGGCCAAGAAAATGCTGTACCCGCTCAAGGGCACTATCATTGCCGTGCCAGTGCTCAACATCTACGGCTTCCTGAATTTTTCGCGGGAGGTGCCGGATGGCAAGGACGTGAACCGCAGCTTTCCGGGTAACCGCGACGGCTCACTGGCCAGCCGCGTGGCGCACCGCTTTATGAAGGAGGTGATGCCGTACGTGGACTATGGCCTTGACTTCCATACCGGGGGCTCCAGCCGCAGCAATTACCCGCAGATCCGCTGTGTGCTCGACTACAACACCAACCGCGAACTGGCGCAGGCCTTCGCCCCGCCTTTTATCATGAACACACCTTTCCGGCAGGGCTCGCTGCGCAAGGAAGCCTCCAAAATAGGCAAGTCTATACTTGTGTACGAGACCGGGGAGAGTTTGCGGTTTGATGAAAAAGGCATCAGCATAGGTATTGAGGGCACCTGCCGCGTACTGCACCACCTGGGCATGATGGCATCCTGCCCACCTGTTACTGAGCAGCCGGTAGTGTGCATGAGGGACATCTGGCTGCGCGCTAAAAACGCAGGCCTGTGGCGCAGCCAGATTAAGCTGGGCGAATACGTGAAAAAGAACCAGCTCATCGGCAGCATCACCGACCCCTATGGGGAGATGGAAGTACGGCTGAATGCCCCGGCGGCAGGCTACGTGATCGGCCTTAACAACATGCCGGTCGTGAACCAGGGCGACGCGCTGCTGCACATCATTTTCTAA